One genomic segment of Spirochaetales bacterium includes these proteins:
- the carB gene encoding carbamoyl-phosphate synthase large subunit, translated as MPRRTDIKKIMIIGSGPIVIGQACEFDYSGVQACKALKEEGFEIVLVNSNPATIMTDPDFADRTYIEPLDTEILKEIIRRERPDALLPTLGGQTALNLSLDLHGKGILGRFNVEMIGAKAKVIEKAEDRNLFKQSMQKIGLELPESMSVRTFEEAVEFRDSIARYPLVIRPGFTLGGTGGGIAYNDADFNEIVRRGLFYSPTSEVLIEESVIGWKEFELEVMRDNKDNCVIVCSIENLDPMGIHTGDSITVAPAQTLTDREYQLMRDAAIAVMREIGVDTGGSNVQFAVNPQDGRLLIIEMNPRVSRSSALASKATGFPIAKIAAKLAVGYTLDEIRNDITKETPACFEPAIDYVVTKIPRFAFEKFVEADDTLGTQMKSVGEAMSIGKTFKQSFQKALRSLETGRFGYGADGKDGRYERMTNEELDRDLHRPNAGRVFVIRAAFKRGYGIEKVQKLTGIDPWFLGHMEELAAYEEEIKTGGGLSGLKNDPALFRQAKEFGYSDRQIAFLLGTNEDEVRKARFEIGLLASYGRVDTCAAEFVAFTPYLYSTYGEASECPPSDRRKIMILGGGPNRIGQGIEFDYCCVHAAFALKEAGFETIMVNSNPETVSTDYDTSDRLYFEPLTLEDVLHIYRREQCEGVIVQFGGQTPLNLARALKENGVQIIGTSPESIEAAEDRDLFQKIARKLGVRQPENGIAVCVREALNVAHTVGYPVLMRPSFVLGGRAMVIVHNDEMLEKYMAEAVEVSEERPVLIDRYLEQAVEVDVDCISDGNRTVIGSIMEHIELAGIHSGDSSCTIPATILSEAALKTIREYSYALAEELGVCGLMNIQYAIKDDVVYVLEVNPRASRTIPYVSKTIGVPLAKLAALVMAGFSLDELGFTGEVIPRYYSVKEAVFPFVRFPGIDIVLSPEMKSTGEVMGIDTNIGMAFIKSQVAAGNVIPSSGKVFVSVRDEDKDEIVPLARRLVELGFSIYATRGTSTVLRDNGIRSQAVFRISSGRPNIIDLIEEKNISWLINTPSSGINSMIDEIKMRSHAVIRKIPITTTLNGLRAAINGIKSLRETEHMEVCSLQEYHRHAPRINLKPLKNTVQA; from the coding sequence ATGCCACGAAGAACGGACATCAAGAAAATCATGATCATTGGCTCAGGCCCGATCGTTATCGGCCAGGCATGCGAGTTCGATTATTCGGGCGTCCAGGCATGCAAGGCGTTGAAGGAAGAGGGTTTCGAAATCGTCCTCGTCAACAGCAACCCGGCAACGATCATGACGGACCCGGATTTTGCCGACCGTACCTATATCGAACCGCTGGATACTGAAATTCTCAAAGAGATAATCCGCCGCGAACGCCCGGACGCGCTTCTCCCGACCCTCGGCGGACAAACAGCGCTGAACCTCAGTCTGGATCTCCACGGCAAGGGAATCCTCGGCAGGTTCAATGTCGAGATGATCGGGGCAAAGGCAAAGGTCATTGAAAAAGCGGAAGACAGAAACCTCTTCAAGCAGTCGATGCAGAAAATCGGACTTGAGCTTCCCGAAAGCATGTCCGTGCGCACGTTCGAAGAAGCGGTCGAATTCCGCGACAGTATCGCGAGGTATCCACTCGTTATCCGGCCCGGTTTCACCCTCGGCGGAACCGGCGGCGGTATCGCGTATAACGATGCCGATTTTAACGAGATCGTCCGCCGCGGACTTTTCTACAGCCCGACCTCCGAGGTGCTTATCGAGGAGTCGGTTATCGGGTGGAAGGAGTTCGAACTCGAGGTGATGCGGGACAACAAGGACAACTGCGTCATCGTCTGTTCCATCGAAAACCTCGATCCCATGGGCATCCACACGGGCGACAGCATTACCGTGGCGCCGGCCCAGACCCTCACGGACAGGGAATACCAGCTGATGCGCGACGCGGCGATCGCCGTCATGAGGGAAATCGGCGTGGACACGGGGGGCTCGAACGTCCAGTTCGCCGTCAATCCCCAAGACGGCAGGCTTCTCATCATCGAGATGAACCCGCGCGTTTCCCGTTCGAGCGCCCTCGCGTCCAAGGCGACCGGCTTCCCGATCGCGAAAATCGCGGCAAAACTCGCCGTGGGCTACACCCTCGACGAAATCAGAAACGACATCACAAAAGAGACGCCCGCCTGTTTCGAGCCGGCAATCGATTACGTGGTGACCAAAATCCCGCGATTCGCCTTCGAGAAGTTCGTCGAAGCCGACGACACACTCGGGACACAGATGAAATCCGTAGGCGAGGCCATGAGTATCGGCAAGACCTTCAAGCAGTCGTTTCAGAAAGCGCTCCGGTCACTCGAAACCGGGCGCTTCGGTTACGGGGCGGACGGAAAAGACGGGCGTTACGAGCGGATGACGAATGAGGAACTCGATCGTGATCTGCACCGGCCTAACGCCGGCCGGGTCTTCGTGATCCGGGCCGCGTTCAAGCGGGGCTATGGTATCGAGAAAGTACAAAAACTCACCGGTATCGATCCCTGGTTTCTCGGACACATGGAAGAACTTGCAGCCTACGAGGAAGAAATAAAAACGGGGGGCGGGCTTTCCGGACTAAAAAATGATCCGGCGCTTTTCAGGCAGGCCAAGGAGTTCGGGTATTCGGACAGACAGATCGCCTTTCTCCTCGGGACGAACGAGGATGAGGTCCGCAAAGCCCGGTTCGAGATCGGGCTGCTTGCATCCTACGGCAGGGTCGACACCTGCGCGGCAGAGTTCGTCGCCTTTACCCCCTACCTCTACTCGACCTACGGGGAGGCAAGCGAATGCCCGCCTTCGGACAGGCGCAAAATCATGATTCTGGGCGGCGGTCCGAACAGAATCGGGCAGGGCATCGAGTTCGATTACTGCTGCGTCCACGCGGCGTTCGCCCTGAAGGAAGCGGGGTTCGAAACGATCATGGTGAACAGCAATCCGGAAACCGTAAGTACGGATTACGACACGAGCGACCGGCTTTATTTCGAACCGCTCACCCTCGAAGACGTCCTCCATATTTACCGGCGGGAACAATGTGAAGGAGTGATTGTCCAGTTCGGCGGCCAGACCCCCCTGAACCTCGCCCGCGCGCTCAAGGAAAACGGCGTGCAAATCATCGGGACCTCCCCCGAAAGTATAGAGGCCGCGGAGGACAGGGACCTTTTTCAGAAAATCGCGCGGAAACTCGGCGTTCGGCAGCCGGAAAACGGTATCGCCGTCTGCGTCCGCGAGGCCCTGAACGTGGCCCATACCGTCGGGTACCCGGTTCTCATGCGACCGTCGTTCGTCCTCGGAGGAAGGGCGATGGTCATCGTGCACAACGACGAGATGCTCGAAAAATATATGGCGGAAGCGGTCGAGGTCTCGGAAGAACGACCCGTGCTGATCGACCGCTACCTCGAACAGGCGGTGGAGGTCGATGTGGACTGCATATCCGACGGAAACCGGACCGTGATCGGTTCCATAATGGAGCACATCGAGCTGGCCGGCATTCATTCAGGCGACAGTTCGTGTACGATACCCGCGACAATTCTCTCCGAGGCCGCGCTGAAAACGATCCGCGAGTACAGTTACGCCCTTGCCGAGGAACTCGGGGTTTGCGGACTCATGAACATACAGTACGCGATCAAGGACGATGTCGTCTATGTGCTCGAGGTCAATCCACGCGCCTCGAGAACCATCCCGTATGTCAGCAAGACCATCGGTGTGCCCCTGGCGAAACTCGCGGCGCTCGTCATGGCAGGCTTCAGCCTTGACGAACTGGGATTCACCGGCGAGGTGATTCCCCGTTATTATTCGGTAAAAGAGGCGGTTTTTCCCTTTGTCAGGTTTCCGGGTATCGACATCGTGCTGAGTCCGGAGATGAAATCGACCGGGGAGGTCATGGGAATCGACACGAATATCGGGATGGCGTTCATAAAAAGTCAGGTCGCGGCGGGGAACGTCATTCCCTCTTCCGGGAAGGTCTTTGTCAGTGTCAGGGATGAAGACAAGGATGAGATCGTCCCCCTGGCGCGCCGGCTTGTCGAACTCGGGTTCAGCATCTACGCGACGCGGGGAACGAGTACGGTGCTTCGCGACAATGGGATACGAAGCCAGGCCGTATTCAGGATTTCAAGCGGCAGGCCCAATATTATCGATCTCATCGAGGAAAAAAACATAAGCTGGCTTATCAACACACCCTCGAGCGGAATCAATTCGATGATCGATGAAATAAAGATGCGCTCTCACGCCGTTATCCGAAAAATACCGATCACGACCACATTGAACGGCCTGCGGGCCGCCATCAACGGGATCAAATCCCTCAGGGAAACGGAACATATGGAGGTATGCAGTCTCCAGGAATACCACAGACACGCGCCCCGGATCAACCTTAAACCCCTGAAAAATACGGTACAGGCATAA